The sequence below is a genomic window from Bacteroidales bacterium.
CCGGTATAATATTGCTTGTGATGCTATGGGCCTCACCGGCCATGCCTCAGAATTTGGATAGCCTGATGGCTCTGCGCGATACCTCCCGGATCGACGTGGAACAAATCAAGCTGCAGTTAGAGATGGCCTATGCTCTGAGCGACTCGGATATCCGCTCGGCACTCGACCATGCCAACCGGGCCCTGAGTGAAGCTGAGGAGATCGGTTCGGAGCGATGGACCGCAGAAGCAAAACTGGCTATTGGAAGATTTTACGATTACCTGGGGGTAAATGAAGAAGCTGCCAATCAGCTGAAGGAGGCCTTTAACAGTTTTGTGGAACTTGGAGATTCCGCCAAACAGGCTTCTGCTCTGATGCATATAGGCAATAATTATTTCTACATCAAGCAGTACAAACCTGCCTTAAAATACTTCTCTCTGGTTTCCGAATACGGAAGAGCTCTGAAAGATACCTCCTTAATAATCAGCGGACTCAATGCCACGGCGGCCGTCTTAGGCAATACATCCAAAATGGATTCAGCCCTGATCCTGTTTAATGAAGCACATGCACTCTCCCGCCAGTTCGGGAGCCTGCAGAAAGAAATCCTTGCCTATTACAATATGGGAGATGTGCACCTCTATTCGGGACGCAGAACCCAGGCCCTGGAAGTATTTCACGATCTGGAGAACTACTACAACCTGAAGGAAAACAGTCCGAAGCATCTTTCCAGCCTTTACAACTCCATGACCAGGGCCTACATGGAGAAGAGGGATCTCCCAATGGCCAAGGCCTACTCTGAAAAAACCCTGAGTGCCCTTCAGGAAAATATGCGCTATACCGAGTACCAGGAGTATTATCTGAATCTATTCCGGATCGATACCCTGGAAAACCTGGCCGATGATGCCCTGCACCATTACATCAGATACACCGAATTGAACGACAGTCTGAACAATGCCAGTTTTAAGGAGAGGCTGGCCAATCTGGATCTCTATTTTGAACTGGAATCGGAGGAGAACCAGATCGAACGCCTTACCCTGGATAATCAGTTTAAAGATCTTAAAATCAGGCAAAAGCGCCTTACCAATTATGGATATGTCACGCTCTCCCTGCTTCTGCTGACCATTGTCTTCCTGGTGATCCGCTCCTACAGGAAAATAAAAGAGAAAAACATACTCCTGGAGAAGCAGAAGGAAGATTTGAAAGCCGCACAGCAGCGGCTGGTCCAATCCGAAAAGATGGCCTCCATCGGAACCCTGACCGCTGGTATTGCCCATGAAATAAACAATCCGCTTAATTTCATTTCGGGCGGACTGGCCATCCTGAAAGAGTTGCAGAAGGAGCTCAACTGGGAGGGCCGGGAAGAGGAGAGGCAGCGCTGCATCACTGCCACAAACATGGCTTATGACGGACTGGATCGCTCGGCTGCTATTGTGAAAGCCCTGATGACCTTTTCACACCGCGGAGAATCAAAAAAAGTGGAGACCGATCTCCATCAGACCATTGATCATACCCTGATGTTCCTGAAATCCAGAATCTCCGACGATATTCAAATCATCAAACAGTACCGGCTGACTAAGCCGGTCCCCGTTTTTCCGGAGAAGATGCACCAGGTGATCATAAATCTTCTTGACAATGCTATTTTTGCAGTGAATATGGAACCTTCCCGTCCCAGGATCATCGCCATTTCAACCAGGATGAAGGACGGCAAGGCTCTTCTCTCATTTTCTAACACAGGTCCCCGGATCGCCCTGGAACACATGGACCAGCTCTTCGATCCTTTCTTTACCACAAAAGAGCCCGGGCAGGGAGCCGGACTTGGCCTCTCGATCTGCTATACGCTTGTATCTGAACACAAAGGTGAAATTGAGGCAAAGAATACCAGCGAAGGGGTTATCTTCCATGTGACCCTGCCCCTTAAATAGCTTCGGTCAATAATACTTGTTGAAAAAGCCATTCTACCGGCAGTAAAATAAAATCAAGAGAATAAAGTAAGGCATATTAGAAAAAAAATGTATCTATGTACTTCCATGGACCGTGTAACCCCAAAGCTTGGCGTTCCCTACAAATTAAAGTCCCTCCTTTTAAAAGGAAAGGCATTTCTTTATACTCTCGCACATTTGAGGGATCTGTTCCGGATTAGAAAACTGCGGAAGCATTTCACCGGAATACAATTATCTCCTGCCGAATTGATAAAAATCATTCACGCTGTTCAGAGCTTCGATCCATGCAGAATGCTGGTGTTCGGACTGGGAAACGATTCCCCATTCTGGTGCGAAATCAACAAGCACGGTCGCACGGTGTTCCTGGAGGATTTTAAACCCTGGTTTCAGAATATTACCGGCAGGTATCCTGAAATAGAAGCTTATGCTGTATCCTATCCCTGCAATATCACTCAGTGGAAGGAGCTGCTCGACCAAGCCCACCGCCTCACAATAGACCTGCCGGACACCGTCGCCGGAAGCAGCTGGGATGTGATCCTGGTCGATGGTCCGCGTGGCCATAAATATTCGGAAGAGATCCCCGGCAGGATGTCCAGTATCTATATGGCATCGCGGCTGGCAGGAAAGAGCAGTTATGTTTTTGTGCATGATGCTCAACGCACCGTGGAAAAGGTATACGCACAACGCTACCTGGGACAGGACCGCCTCATAGAACAGGTAAGTGGCAGGGCCCTGCTGCTGGTATACCGCTTCTGAAAGGCTCTAGAATTCTAATAAAAACCGGGCACTCTCCTCGAAGGTAACAGGGTCCATCTCCACAAAATAATTCTGTACCCCTCCGGTTTTTGCCGCTTCAAAGAGATCCTTCCAGTCCACGACACCCTGGCCGAGAGGAACCTGCGACTCCTTTTCAATGGAATAGTCGGCCAGATGAGCAGAGATAAACCGTCCGGGGTACTTCCTGAAGTAATCCTGGGCCTTGTACCCCTCGTCGATGACGGCTACCTGAAATTGCATTTTCACCAGTTCCGGATCAAGCTCATCCATCAGTACCGGATAGATCAGTTCCCCGTCGATTTTCTGGAATTCAAAATTATGATTATGGTAAACCATCTGCATCCCAGCTGATCTGGTCCTTTCTGCTATTTTATTGAGCTCATGGGCAGCCCTTTTCCAATCGTCCATGGTGGCAGTCCCGAGCCTTACCCCGGGCATGGACTGAGCCATCTGCTTCATGCCTAACTGGGATGCCCACTCGATCCTGTTATCCAGGGAGTTCTTCAATTCCCCCGAAGTAAAATGGGAACTGGTGCATTTCAAACCGGCATCCTCAATAATCTTCCTCATTTCCGCTCCGGACATCTCATTCAGGGATTTAAAACCATAACCCAGCGGGGAGCACATCTCCACCTGGGAGTAGCCCATAGCTGCCATTTTTTTCAGTGTTCCTGAAAAATCCTTGAGCAGCTCATTGCGAATGGTCCAGATCTGAAATCCAAAGGGCCCCATGGAGCCGGATCCCGCTCTTTTCCCATAGGCTCCGTATGCCTGATTTCCAAAAGGTATGGCAGCTAATAAGGCCGTCGATGCCAGTGCAGTTCCGGCATTCCTGATAAATTTTCTTCGGTTGGTTTTCATAGTCAGTCAGCTAGAGAGTAATGATCCAACAAGATAGAAAAAACTGGAAGTGACAGGCCGGGAAATCAGGAAAAAAATTTTAACATGCCATTTAAGATCCATTTTCCGGAGGAAGAACTATGGAAAGAAATGCTCTGCTCAGACCCTGATACCAAAAACGATAATATCATCGATCTGTTCATTGGTCCCTCTCCAATGATCAAAGGCCTGTTCAAGGGTCTGCCTCTGAACATCCATGTTCTCCTCCTGAACAGAAAGCAAAAGCTTTTTAAAGTTCATGGATTTAAAACGCTTCCGCTGTTCTCCTCCAAACTGGTCGAGATAACCGTCCGAAAACATATAGAAGGAATCCTGCTCCTTCAGGTATACCAAAGTGGTGCGAAAAGGAGTCTCTTCCCAGTGGGTTCCTATTGGCTGCTTGTCTCCTTTGAGTTCAAAAAGCCTGTATTCTCCATGTTCAACCGACGCATGTTTTTCGAGGTCGTTCTGTTCGGGTATACTCTTTTTCCGGATAATATACAGGGGATTATTGGCCCCGGCAAAGTGAAGCTCGCGGGTACTTTTGTTTAAGATGGCAATGGCCAGATCCATCCCGTCCTTCTGCTCATCCGTATTGCCCTGCTGAACGAGCATCTCTTTTACCTTTTCCCGCAGCCGGTCGAGGATGGCCCCCGGGGCATCAAAACAACGGTCGCTTATCAATTCATTGAACATGGTAATCCCAAGCACGCTCATAAATGCTCCGGGTACCCCGTGCCCGGTATAATCGGCTCCCACAATCACCAGGTGATCCTGCACCTCCTTGATCCAGTAAAAGTCACCACTCACAATATCCTTGGGTCTGAACAGAA
It includes:
- a CDS encoding ATP-binding protein, whose product is MLWASPAMPQNLDSLMALRDTSRIDVEQIKLQLEMAYALSDSDIRSALDHANRALSEAEEIGSERWTAEAKLAIGRFYDYLGVNEEAANQLKEAFNSFVELGDSAKQASALMHIGNNYFYIKQYKPALKYFSLVSEYGRALKDTSLIISGLNATAAVLGNTSKMDSALILFNEAHALSRQFGSLQKEILAYYNMGDVHLYSGRRTQALEVFHDLENYYNLKENSPKHLSSLYNSMTRAYMEKRDLPMAKAYSEKTLSALQENMRYTEYQEYYLNLFRIDTLENLADDALHHYIRYTELNDSLNNASFKERLANLDLYFELESEENQIERLTLDNQFKDLKIRQKRLTNYGYVTLSLLLLTIVFLVIRSYRKIKEKNILLEKQKEDLKAAQQRLVQSEKMASIGTLTAGIAHEINNPLNFISGGLAILKELQKELNWEGREEERQRCITATNMAYDGLDRSAAIVKALMTFSHRGESKKVETDLHQTIDHTLMFLKSRISDDIQIIKQYRLTKPVPVFPEKMHQVIINLLDNAIFAVNMEPSRPRIIAISTRMKDGKALLSFSNTGPRIALEHMDQLFDPFFTTKEPGQGAGLGLSICYTLVSEHKGEIEAKNTSEGVIFHVTLPLK
- a CDS encoding sugar phosphate isomerase/epimerase: MKTNRRKFIRNAGTALASTALLAAIPFGNQAYGAYGKRAGSGSMGPFGFQIWTIRNELLKDFSGTLKKMAAMGYSQVEMCSPLGYGFKSLNEMSGAEMRKIIEDAGLKCTSSHFTSGELKNSLDNRIEWASQLGMKQMAQSMPGVRLGTATMDDWKRAAHELNKIAERTRSAGMQMVYHNHNFEFQKIDGELIYPVLMDELDPELVKMQFQVAVIDEGYKAQDYFRKYPGRFISAHLADYSIEKESQVPLGQGVVDWKDLFEAAKTGGVQNYFVEMDPVTFEESARFLLEF